Proteins encoded in a region of the Acidimicrobiia bacterium genome:
- the asnB gene encoding asparagine synthase (glutamine-hydrolyzing), with protein sequence MCGISGWIFESDGEARSRARALGAYMSSSLNAMAHRGPDSDGSAFLSRGALGARRLAIIDLHSGDQPVTNEDGSIVAVLNGEIYNFLELRRALEASGHRFSTRTDTEVLVHGYEQWGLGLPQHLEGMFAFAVWDERRKRLLAARDRVGKKPFYYTTLAGGLRFASELKALLSDGLLTVDADYCGLLVCLTLQHIPPPLTPLQGVSQLRGGELLVFEGSTFKTQRYWNLVEVAAARAHYPLSQPTPGEALERIGAAAAARTISDVPIGTFLSGGVDSSLVAAALHRAGHRFETFSVGFADLRFDETPAARLVARHIGSRHTEMEGRPPTPSDISNLIWYLDEPLADSSAIPQFLISTAAAEKLKVVISGDGGDELFGGYLKHHHFSRFWRAQGLRLAASLVPASSFRVLAMTEARLERSADTRSYPIATTTKRLRRAVHLYRMREVDAYLDFLAAIPSFERASVVGDAFPSRLSSEAVGAPISELLPEITQIPAGLGILWRAGLVDALTGLPGDILVKIDRMSMANSLEIRSPLLDRSIIEWAFSLPDTVRRRQGETKPLLRDAARLVLPASIAASPKRGFAVPLSEWMRGALGVLTAEVLLDRSTSERGWIRRSYAEKLLAQNLAGLDMGPRLWQLLVLELWARAFIDSSPPDAPAL encoded by the coding sequence ATGTGTGGAATCTCAGGATGGATTTTCGAAAGCGACGGGGAGGCGAGGTCTCGTGCTCGTGCGCTCGGGGCCTACATGAGCTCGAGCCTTAACGCTATGGCGCACCGCGGCCCGGACTCGGACGGATCGGCCTTTTTATCGCGAGGTGCCCTGGGTGCACGTAGGCTCGCCATCATCGACCTCCACTCAGGAGACCAGCCCGTAACCAACGAAGACGGGTCTATTGTTGCGGTTTTGAATGGAGAGATTTACAACTTCTTAGAGCTGCGTCGCGCGCTCGAAGCGTCGGGCCACCGTTTCTCTACGCGCACCGACACCGAGGTTTTGGTCCACGGATATGAACAATGGGGGCTTGGCCTTCCCCAGCACCTTGAGGGGATGTTCGCCTTCGCTGTCTGGGACGAGCGTCGCAAACGCTTGCTCGCGGCACGTGACAGAGTGGGAAAGAAGCCCTTCTACTACACGACTTTGGCGGGCGGTCTGCGATTCGCATCGGAACTAAAGGCGCTACTTTCCGACGGGCTCCTGACCGTTGATGCGGACTATTGCGGCCTTTTGGTCTGCCTCACTCTCCAGCACATTCCGCCCCCCTTGACCCCATTGCAGGGAGTCTCGCAGCTGCGAGGAGGGGAGCTTCTCGTGTTCGAAGGCAGCACCTTTAAGACCCAGAGATACTGGAACCTCGTAGAAGTCGCAGCCGCTCGGGCACATTATCCACTTTCCCAGCCCACACCCGGTGAGGCTCTCGAAAGAATCGGAGCCGCCGCAGCCGCGCGCACTATATCCGATGTTCCTATCGGCACCTTCCTCTCGGGGGGAGTAGACTCTTCTCTCGTCGCTGCCGCCCTCCACAGGGCAGGTCACCGCTTCGAAACTTTTTCGGTCGGCTTTGCCGACCTTCGGTTTGACGAGACCCCTGCGGCTCGCCTTGTGGCGCGCCACATCGGCTCCCGCCACACAGAGATGGAGGGTCGGCCCCCCACTCCGTCTGACATCTCCAATTTGATCTGGTACCTCGACGAGCCCCTCGCCGACTCCTCGGCCATCCCCCAGTTTCTTATCTCCACGGCAGCCGCCGAAAAGCTAAAGGTGGTCATATCCGGGGACGGCGGGGACGAGCTATTTGGCGGATATCTGAAGCACCACCATTTCTCGAGATTTTGGCGAGCCCAGGGGCTCCGTTTAGCCGCGTCACTAGTGCCCGCTAGCTCCTTTCGGGTGCTAGCCATGACCGAGGCTCGTCTTGAAAGGTCAGCCGACACCCGTTCGTACCCGATCGCTACCACGACCAAGCGCCTGCGCAGAGCGGTTCATCTATATCGAATGCGAGAGGTCGATGCTTACTTGGACTTTTTGGCAGCGATCCCGTCGTTCGAAAGAGCCAGCGTGGTCGGCGACGCGTTTCCGTCTCGCTTGAGCAGCGAAGCTGTCGGGGCGCCCATATCCGAGCTGCTTCCCGAAATAACTCAAATTCCGGCTGGGCTAGGGATTTTGTGGAGAGCGGGTCTGGTCGATGCTCTAACAGGGCTGCCCGGAGACATCCTCGTCAAAATCGACCGGATGTCCATGGCCAACTCCCTTGAAATTCGCTCCCCGCTGCTGGACCGCTCAATTATCGAATGGGCATTTTCTTTGCCCGACACTGTCCGGCGCCGTCAAGGCGAGACTAAGCCTTTGCTGCGGGACGCGGCCCGCCTCGTGCTGCCCGCCTCCATCGCCGCTTCACCAAAGCGAGGGTTCGCAGTACCGCTCTCGGAGTGGATGCGAGGGGCGCTCGGGGTGCTTACTGCCGAAGTACTTCTAGATCGGAGCACCTCGGAAAGAGGATGGATTCGGAGATCCTATGCCGAGAAGCTGCTGGCTCAAAACCTCGCCGGTCTGGACATGGGTCCGAGGCTCTGGCAACTTCTCGTCCTTGAGCTCTGGGCCAGAGCGTTCATCGATAGCTCGCCCCCCGATGCGCCGGCCCTGTGA